The DNA window TTCCTTATTGGCCTTGCCATTTATCATTACTGGTGTTGGAAGAAAGTCCTTCAACTAAAGGCTTTAAACGGGAATACTTTGCAAACTGCCAATATCAAACTAAGGCAGGCCAATGAAATTGCAACCTTTATTTTGTTTCTTGTCGTATTTACTGTGATCTTAAAATCAATGGTAATTGAATACTGGTGGCAATTAATTACAGGATTTTTCGTTCTTGTATTTCTGATTATGATGACCGTCAAACTCGTTAATAAAAATAAAAAAAACAAATAATTGTGAAGTAGAGTGTATAGATTCATACATGGATACTTTTTACATTTTATAAAAAAACTATGATTGCAATTTTAAAGAAAGAACTTTGGAGTTACTTCGGAAACTGGAGCGCATGGGTAATTATCGCGGCTTTCAGTTTGATCGCAACGCTCTTCCTGTTCTTTTTCGACAACGACTCTAATATTTTTGAGATCGGGATGGCCTCTCTGCAGAGCTATTTCGTTTTAGTTCCATGGCTGCTGATGTTTATTATTCCGGCTCTTTCTATGAAGACTTTTGCGGAAGAGCAACAAACAGGAACTTTAAACTGGCTATTTTCACAACCTTTGAAAGTTTCAGATCTTATTACAGGAAAATTTCTTTCTGTATGGATTGTAGGGGTTTTATGCCTGATTCCTTCACTGATCTACCTTTATACAGTGTATGTTTTGGGTGTTCCGGAGGGGAATATTGACCTGGGAATGACTTTCGGAAGTTATATAGGGTTGATTATTTTAATTGCAGCATTTTCAGGAGTTGGAATTTTAGCCTCTTCATTATCACAGAATCAGATTATGGCTTATTTGATGGGCGTTTTCATGTGCTTTATTATGTATTTTGGAATCGAACAGCTGGCCAGTTATAAGTTATTAGGCGGTGCCGATTTTATTCTTCAGAATATAGGTTTCTATCAACACTTTTTAGGCTTTACAAGAGGGCTTATTGATTTTAAAGACGTGGCCTATTTTATCCTTGTGATCGGCGCTTCATTAGTATTATCCAATCATTTTATTAACAAAAAGAAGTAGAGTATGAAGAAGATTAATGCTAAATCACCACTGGGAATTTTCTTATTTGCTATTATTCCTTTGGTAATTATCCTGGTGTATTCGGGAATCAGATTAGATTTAACAAAAGAAAAAAGATATACCCTTTCTGACAATACGATCAAAGTATTGGAATCCGTTAAAAAACCGTTGACTGTAGAAGTTTATCTTGAAGGAGATTTTCCGGCAAGCTTTAAACAGCTTCAGAGTGAGACGAAGTTTATGTTGGAGGAATTCAGAAAGATTAATCCGAAGATTGATTTTAAATTCATCGATCCGATTAAGACCAAAATGTCCCAGGACACTTTAATGGCAATGGGCATGCAGCCATCGATTCTTCCGGATGTGAAAGATGGAAAGATCTCACAGATTACCCTTTTTCCTTACGCTGTTATAAAATATAATAATGACGGGGTTTCTATTCCTTTGGTTGTACAGCAGGCCGGTATTGATGCCGATCAGCAGCTTACAAGATCTATTGAAGGATTGGAATATAACCTGGTTTCGAACATCAAAAATATTGCTGCTAATAAAAAGAAAAAGATAGGAATTCTGGTCAATCAGGATGAGCTGAGCCCTGATGAATTCCAGGGATTTGTGCATCTGGCAATGGAAAATTATGACGCAGGACCCATTATTCCTAAAAATCAGACTGAATTAAGTTTAGAAGATGTTCCATTATTAAAGCAGATGAGTGCTTTGGTGATTGCAAAACCGAGAAAGGCTTTTACTGATAATGAAAAAGTTATTCTTGACCAATACATCATGAACGGTGGGAAAACGCTTTGGATGATCGATGCGGTAAATGCCGAAATGGATACCCTGACAAGATCCAAAAAGGTAATGCCTTTCCCGATCGATATCAATATGACAGATTTCTTTTTCAATTACGGAATAAGAATTAATCCTGCATTGGTAAAAGATGTAAAGAAATTTGCTTTATTGAGACTGGTGACAGGTGAGGTGAGTGGAAATCCACAATATACAAGTTTGCCTTGGCCTTATTACCCGCTGGGAATTGCCGAGAACAATAATCCGATTACCAAAAATATCAACCCTGTCAAGTTTGAATTCCCAACTTCTATTGATACGTTGGGCGGAAGAAAAAATATCAAAACTAAAGTACTTTTCGAATCCAGTGAAAGAACATTGCTGAAGCAGGTTCCCAATTATGTAGATTTAAAAGAGATATCAAGTGTAGACAGTCTTGGACAAATGGAGAAACCCAGTACTCCAAAAATCTTTGCGGTATCTTTAGAAGGAAAGTTCAATTCTGCATATGCTTCAAGAATTGAAAGAAAATCTTACCCGGGATTCAAAACATCAAGCCCGGAAAATAAGATGATCGTGATTGCAGACGGGGACGTAGGACGAAATAAAGTCATCAAAGGGAAACCGCTTCCTCTGGGAGTAGACCTATTGACCAACGAGCAGTTCGGAAACGAACAATTCCTGAGAAATGCTTTAGACTATCTGTTGGACGACAGCAACCTGATGGAATTAAGAAACCGAAACATAGAAGAAAGACTTCTCGACAGACATAGAATTACCGAAGAAAAAGCCAATTGGCAGTGGCTGAACCTATTGCTTCCATTGGCCATTATCGGTCTGATTGGAGGATTGTTCTTCTGGTTGAGAAAGAAGAAGTTTGGATAAAAACTAAAAGAGAAGCCCTGGAGCTTCTCTTTTTTATTGTAATATAATTTACGTTGCCTTATTCCTTAATAAACTTTGAACTCAGTTCGCCGATTTTATAAAAGTAAAGCCCGCTGTTTAAGCTTTCAACGTTCAATGTGATAGCTTCCTCATGATTTGAAAATGATTTGTTTAAAACCAGTTTTCCTGTAGTATCATAAACTTCAACTTTATTAGAACTGTTTTTCGGATTGGTAATCTTCAGCGTTGTTTTGGCAGGGATAGGGAAGGCTACTAATTTATTTTTAGAAGCATCCGTAATTTCCTTACTGCCGAGAGTAGAAGTCGGCAGTGAATAAATTTCTGTCTGCAGTGTAGTCTCATTAAACAGTTTCAATTTATTGGTGTTGTCTGTCGGGTCATGATAGATTTTCGTGAATTCCGATCTGTAAGTACCGGGGAAATCTTTAACAACAGCAGCATCTTCATCTACAATAAGTAATTTGGAGGCTTGTGTTCCGGGAGCTCTGAAATACACGATAAACTCTAACTTGTCATTGGTATTGAAAATGTTTTTGGATATCTGATAACTCTCATCTTTGATAAAAAGCATATCTCCGTTATACCCTGCTGGTACTGGGATGTTAACTGTTTTCAGAAGGTTGTAACTTTGATTGTAGATTTTAAGCACCGAGGTATAATCCAGCTGTGTACAATACACCAGCTGGGTATCATTGATGTACATGGCAGCGTCTTCAGTAGTCGGAAATGTGTGGATTAAATTGATCTGGCCAAAGACAAGGCCTGTCGCAAACATAGCGATAGAAAATAATGTTTTTTTCATGGTTAAAGTTTGAAATAATGTTTTGAAAATTAATCCGGACCCATCTTATGAAGGGATGTCAGATTTTTTCATGTTTTTAATTGGTGCAAAAATAAGAAATAATTGGGAAGCTTTATACTAATTAATGAGTATGTTCCTGAATTTACAGGCAAAAAAAGAGAAACAGTGTATGCTTCTCTTTTTTTATTTTCGTTATTATTTTGATAAACTAGCTCTCCAATAACAATTTGATTTAATAAATGTTTACAGGAAAATTATACCTGATACGTCTCCTTAGGCAATAAAGCCGCTGTTTTGTAGTAAGTGATATCAGTCTCTATTTTATCCTGAAGATCCTGGAAGGTGTCATAATCATAGTGCGACCAGTTTTCTTCATTCTCAGGATCAGATGTTTTGTCTACAGCGAGCTCAAGTTTCCCGTCATCCTCGTAGCTGAATTCTATGGCAGCATACTTTTCACCGTTTCCGTCTGTTGTATACCAGCATTTCACCGTTTTTTCCAATTGGGGTTTTCCGGTTTCGTTATCGATTACCTGAGAACAGATAAAGTTTTCAAGATCGTCTGTTTTAAAAACGGTCTTGGAAATTAATGGCAGTTCGTCAACTGATAAAGAATACAATTTATTGGTAGAAATTGTAATTCCGTCAGTAGTTTCTCTTTTTTCAATATCAAAAAAATCTGATTTTTCTTTCAGATATTCAAGAACCTGATCTTCATTTTCTTCTTCATTAAGGAAATAGTTGATATTATACACACTATCCTCGTTGATGAACTCAACCTCTTTTAGAAAATCTGAACCTTCTTCATAATAATAAAGATGATATTCATTTAGCTTCGCAGCATTGCTTTTGGAGATAACTTCTCCAAAAATGTTTTTGTACACTTTTCTCATTTTTAGTCATGTTTAGTTTCATCTATTAGTTTAAGTGGTGAACAAATATAAGTTTCTTTTTTATCATAACGAGACATTGAAAACGGTATTTATTTCGTAAGTATTTTATATATCCTTTATAAAATCCTCATACTCGTAGTAAAAACGTTCAAATCCATTCATTTTTTCAACAAAGAATTCAAAAATTTCTTGCCAAGAATTTTTGTTAAAAATAGAAACTCCATGTTTTTCCACCCAAATCCTACTGATTACCTTGCCGTTATCAAGTGTAAAATATTCCTCTTTATAAAAATCTCCGATTTCCTCTTTTAACATGTCCTCTAAAGACCAAACCTTTTCGTAATAGGCATTTCGAAAGAGTTCATCCTTCATTTCGATATCGAGAGAAACTTCTGCTTTTTTATTATCGGCGGTAAATTTAAATGACAGATCCTTTACTTTAGTATCATACAGGATCCATTTTCTCGGAAACGATTTTCCAAAAGCTGTCCAAAATTCTTTTTTTAATTGTTGGGCTTCTTGTTTACTGAACATATGACAAACATAGCAATTTAATAGGAGAAAGGCAAGGTTAAGGCTGCAAAAGGACAAATTTGCAAATGGGTTTATCCATCATTTTGCTATTTTGCCTTTTCATTTAAACATGTGAAACTATTTTCTTATTTTTGTCGTAATGCTTTCAAAAAAATCTCAATATGCGTTTAAGGCACTTTCATATCTTGTAGAAAAGAGAAATGAAGGGCCCATTCTTATTTCTGAAATTGCGGAACATAAAAAGATTCCTTTAAAGTTTTTAGAAAATATTCTTCTTGAGCTTAAAAAAGCGGAGATCCTGGACAGTAAAAAAGGAAAAGGGGGAGGATACTTTTTAAAAGAAAATCCGGAAAATGTAAAACTGGCCAAAATTATCCGCCTTGTTAACGGTCCTATTGCAATGCTTCCTTGCGTAAGTCTCAACTTTTATGAAAAATGTGAAGACTGTAATGAAGATCATTGTGGTCTGCATGATGTATTGATCGAGGTTCGCGATGCTTCCCTGAATATTCTGGAGAAAAAAACTTTAATGGATTTGGTTGATTAACCCGATCCTTTTTTTTGAATTATTAGTCTACTTGTTTGGTAGGATAATTATTTTATCTGATATTTGTACCACTTCAAATCAATACATGATGATTTCAAACGAAGACACAAATACACCGAAACGATAGATATGGTAATTTCAAGAAAAATTCAGGTAAGACTTAATGTACTTTTTGTAACCATCGCAGTTTTGGGAATTGCAGGGTTTTCCATGTATGAATTGGGCTATCTTGATGAGCTGCTCAACATCCTCGCAAAAGACAATTATATTTTTTACTGGATGCTTCTTGTGGGAGTATTCGCAGAAATTGTAGCCGGATCAATGGGAATGGGGTATGGCGTAATCTGTACTACAACACTTATGTTTCTTAATATCCCGCCGCATATTGTAAGTGCCAGTATACATTCCGCAGAAAGCTTTACTACAGCTGCTGGAAGTCTAAGCCACATCCAACTGAAAAATGTGAGTAAAAGCTTAGTTAAAAAGCTCGCTATTCCTGCTGTCATTGGTGCTGTTATTGGTGCAGTAAGCCTTACCTACTTTGGAGAATACTATGCCAAGATAACCAAAACAATCATTGCTTTTTATACCCTTTATCTGGGATTTCAGATTTTATCCAATGCTTTTAAAGAAAAACAAAGTAAAGCATTGAAAAGAAAAACGAATCTGACAAGACTGGCTGTCATTGGTGGTTTTATAGATTCTTTTGCCGGAGGAGGCTGGGGTCCTTTGGTAACCGGTACCCTCATCAAAAATGCTTTTACCCCAAGATTTGCAGTGGGAAGTTCTACCGTTGCCAAATTTATTCTGACGATAACTGCTGCCGTTACTTTTTTCTTAACCCTGGGAATCCAGCACTGGAACATTATTTTAGGACTCTTAATCGGAGGAATTATTACAGCCCCGTTTTCAGCGATGCTTACCGCTAAGCTTCCGGTGAAGAAAATGTTTGTTGTGATAGGTTCGCTGGTGATTATAATGAGTTGTATAACTATTTATAAATCAGTATTCAATTAAAAAATATCGGGAACGTTTGAAAATAAAAGATCAAAAAATATATTCGGATTTGAAAATATTTTACTTTTACATCATTAAATATTGAAACATGAATTTACATATCATTGCACTTTTTAAGTTTAATGAAAATTATTTGATGGATGCGGTAGAGCTGTTCCAGAACCTTGTGAAAGAGACCAGAAAAGAAGAAGGTTGCCTGCAATATGATCTTATTGAAGATAAAGATAATAAAGGTACTTTTTTCCTGATTGAATTATGGGAAAGTGTAGAGCATCACAACAGACATATCGGGCAGGATCACTTGCTGGACTTCCGAAGAGATTCTTCCAGAATGATGGAAAGTTCCACAGAAGTGTATAAAGGGTTTAAAATATACTAATGAATTAAGAAATTAATGGATGGATAAAATCAGTGATCTCTGAATATCTCTCTCATTTAAAAATTATAAAAGGCGATTTCAATATTTGAAACCGCCTTTTTATTAGAAAAAATAGAAAGTATTAAAATAAAAGTTTTTTATTTTACGATAAGCTTTTTCGTTTCCGTATTGCCTCCGTAAGTAATTTTTACCAGATAGTTTCCTGCAGAAAGATGAGATAAATTCATATCCTGCTTGTAGAAACCTGCCTGATTGGTTAGTTCTGCCGTATATACCTTTTTCCCGGTAAGATCGTAGACTTCTACACTGCCTTTGTTGCCTGTTTTCTCTTTAATATCGAAAAGAACAGTAACCTTTTTGTCAGCTGTTGTCGGGTTAGGATAAATACCAAATGATGCCTTTTTGCCAACTTCAGTAGTTCCCAAAGTTTCAGTAATTTTTTTGTATTTGAAGTACATATTTCCAGTCGTTGCTCCACCATTGGTTGTAAAGTACATTCTGTAATAGTCATTTCCTTTTTTAATGTAATAAACTACATCATTTTTAACAGTTCCGATACCTTTCCATGAATGACCAATTGTAGTAATATTGGATGAAAATGCTGTACTGGCAGGTACTGAGCTACTAGCCGTTTCCTGAGTTTCAGGCTGTACCATTGCTACTTTGATGTTCGGACTTTGGATTGCTCCCGACAGAGGATACATCTGAAGGCCCATATAGAAAGTGTAGTATTTGGTGAACATTAGATCCCATGCTGTTTTTGAGGGTTCCAGGTTAGGAACTTTTGCTCCGGTGTCAAATGAAAAATAGTTAAAGAAAGAATCATCACTTCCGTTAGCTATCGTTCTGGTTTCCGTTGGATCCCATGTTGTACCATTCCATTTTGAATATTTAAAAGTATATCCTGCAAACGCATCCTGGATTGCAAATTTAACGTACGTCCCATTAGCGTATTTCAAAACAAAAATCGCTTTTCCGTCCACATGGTGTGTTAGCCCATTATAAGTTCCCCATCCTGTAGAAGGAAGATTAGGATTAGGCGAAGTGACAGGTCCCTGTTCAAAAGCTCCCTGCGTCCAGTCTGTTGTCTGGTCAGGATTGTAAAGAGGTTCTCCCCATGATGCTTCATTGCTGATGCTGATATTATCCCAGTCTGCTAAATTTGTCGATGCAGTATACACTTCAATATCTTTCGCATCGTTAATTCTTGTTCCTGTTGAGTAATTTGAATTTCTGAAGAATGCAACATCCCATGTATTGGCAGGCTGTGAAATCATATTTCCATCTGCCATGTTAACAAATACACGGTTTTGGTATCCTGATCCCATCGACATGTTCACCTGCGTGTATCCTAATGCATCTGTTTGCGCAATAACGGTCTGTTGAACGGTAAGAGCAAGCATTGAAGCCAATAATAGTTTTGTTTTCATAAATTATTTTTTAGATCCTTATTTAGAATTGTTCTACAAAAGTATATAATTATTTTTAATCATTCTAAATAAAAACATGATTTTTATCGTGTTTATAAATTAAAATCACGATTAATACAATATAAAAAGCCGATAGGAAAGGACCTACCGGCTTTTTGTATATAAATAAAAGTCTGATGTATCTTATTTTTTAACGAATTTTGATTGAACGGTTTTGCCATCCGTAGTTTCAATATTCAAAAAATAAACCCCTGTCTGAAGAGAACTGATGTCAAATTGCTGCCCGTTTAATTTACCTTCAGCTACTTTTTGTCCTGAAGCAGAATATACTTGAATTGCTTTAGGATCTTTTTTCGCTACAAATGTCAAAGCAGTTTGGTTGGCATTGATGGCGAATTTTATCTGATCTGCTGATTTGCGGGAATCTGTAACGCCTAATGAAGCCGTTGTCTTATATTGTACATTATCAATCTGGATGGCAACGTGCGTTGCAGTAGGGGTAAATTTAAAAACAAGATAAGAACCTGTGGAAGAAGGGATATCTACGCTTATGTTTTGAATTGTTCCGATAGTAGCTACAGTAATAGGACTTCCAACAGGAACAAATGTAGACATGTCCGAAGGATTTGATGCTACTCCAATCTGAATGTTACCAGGGCCAGGAGACGGTGATACCAGTGTTGTATCAAACGTTAATGTTTTGTTTCCAGTTGGAGTTTCAATCTGCGGAGTGATCAGATATGAAGAACTACTGGCGTTATTACCTGCATAAGACTGTATAAATCTGTTAGAATCTCCTGCAACAATCATTCTTGGAGGAACAGGAGGAAACTCTCCGGTTATAGGGGCTACAATAGCAGACCATCCAAACTGAGGAAACGTAGTATTTCCTGCAGTGAAGTTATCAAAATTTTCATTAATGCTCGCAACCTGAGCATTCGCAGTGAAAGCTGTAAAAAGTAAAGCTCCAAAGAATAGTTTTAGTTTCATAACTTTATTTTTATTTAGAATTATTCCACAAAAATATACATTTATTTTTAATGATTCTAAATAAAGTTTTATATTTGTCGAAAATTTGTACCTCCTATGAAGAAGAAAGTGCTTTCCGTTCTATCATTATCCGTGGCTTTCTGGATGAATGCACAAGAAAAGGATTCTCTTAGTCAAAAGAAAATTGAAGAAGTTGTCATTACAGGACAGTATACTCAACAGTCAGTTAATAAATCCATCTATAAAGTTGATGTCATTGATGCCCAGCAGATCAAAAACATGGCAGCTACCAACGTAGCAGATGTTTTGAATCAAAGCCTTAATATTCAGGTTACGCCAGATACCCGATCGGGAAATTCAACCGCTAATATCATGGGACTTGACGGGAATTATGTAAAAATCCTTATTGATAATATTCCGGTAGTAGGAGACACAGGATTAGGAAGTAATATTGACCTTACCAAAATTTCTTTAAACAATATCGAAAGAATAGAAATTGTAAAAGGAAGTATGGGAGTGGAGTATGGTAACGGAGCCGTAGCCGGTGTTATCAATATTATTACAAGAAAAAATACTTCTAAGAAAATAAGTGTACGAGGTAGCCTTCAGGAAGAAACCGTAAGAGATAATTATGATCTTAAAAAGAGAGGAAAGGGAAGACACATCCAAAATCTAAATGTAGATTATAATATCGACAACAACTGGTTTGCCAATATCAGTTTTAATCATAACCAGTTTATGGGCTATGAGGGCGAGAGCAAAGGATATAAATATTTCGGACAAGATAATAAAAGAGGGTACGAATGGAATCCGAAAGACCAGTTTGATACTTCAGCATTAGTTCGATACACGAAAAATAAAACAACGTTTTACTATAAATTGTCTTACCTGTACGAAAATTTCAATTTCTACAATCCTGAAGTAAGCAGAAATCCGCTTAATGACGGAATGGGTGGAGTTGCCTACGAAAGCAGGGATCGTGAGTATAATACCAATCGTTGGATTCATCAGTTTAATATTCAGACCAACTTCGGACATGTCCGTTATATGGGAGATTTTTCATACCAGAATCAGGATAGAAAATACTTTGATTACAACTATGATATCCCCAACAGAAATACAAAAAGCAAACAAGAAGAGAAATCTTATTATAAAACAGATGTAATTTATTCAAGAGGGATGTTCAGTAATTTCCTGGACAACAAAACTTTTGATTTCCAGTTAGGATATGAATTAGATTATACCAATGGTTATGCCGCTCTGATCGCCGGTGATTTCTTCGGAGAAGCTGTGAAAAGAAAGATTTTCACCTACTCCAATTTCCTTTCTGCCGAATGGAATATTTCAGATAAGCTTTCCGTGAGACCGGGAGTACGACTTTCCCTGAGCGAAAACTTTAATGATCAATATAATTACTCTGTTTCTGCAAGATATAAAACTTCAGAAAATTCAAACCTCAGAACCGTTGTCGGAACGGCAAACCGATTCCCAAAATACGACGAGCTCTATACTTATTTTGTTAACCTTAATCACGATGTACAGGGAAATCCGGATTTAAAACCGGAGAAAGGTTTCTCTGCAGGATTATTCTGGGATCAGAATTTTAACGTAGGAACCAACGGTTGGAGAATCGCTTATAATATAGATGCTTTATATCTTGACGTAAAAGATCGGATAGACATGGTGGTGATAAAGGAACCTTCTACTTATAAATATATGAATATCAATAAGTACAGGAATATGTTGCTATCTGCCAATGTAGATTTTAGAAAAGATCAGTTTGCATTATCTCTCAGGGGATCTGTAAACGGAACTTCTGTATCCATGAATACTTTAAATTCTTCTTCACCTACAGACTTCCAGTATCTGGTACAGGCAGGAGCTTCGGCAACTTACAAACTTAAAAATACAGATACCAATTTTTCACTCTACTACAAGTTTACAGGACCGGATAGAATTTATGTAGCAGATGGTACTAACGGCTTCCGCCTTGGAAAAGTAGACAGCTTCCATATGATGGACTTCATCGTAAGCCAACCTTTCTGGAACAATCATTTTGAAATTGCTGCCGGAGTGAAAAATAT is part of the Chryseobacterium lactis genome and encodes:
- a CDS encoding T9SS type A sorting domain-containing protein, whose product is MKTKLLLASMLALTVQQTVIAQTDALGYTQVNMSMGSGYQNRVFVNMADGNMISQPANTWDVAFFRNSNYSTGTRINDAKDIEVYTASTNLADWDNISISNEASWGEPLYNPDQTTDWTQGAFEQGPVTSPNPNLPSTGWGTYNGLTHHVDGKAIFVLKYANGTYVKFAIQDAFAGYTFKYSKWNGTTWDPTETRTIANGSDDSFFNYFSFDTGAKVPNLEPSKTAWDLMFTKYYTFYMGLQMYPLSGAIQSPNIKVAMVQPETQETASSSVPASTAFSSNITTIGHSWKGIGTVKNDVVYYIKKGNDYYRMYFTTNGGATTGNMYFKYKKITETLGTTEVGKKASFGIYPNPTTADKKVTVLFDIKEKTGNKGSVEVYDLTGKKVYTAELTNQAGFYKQDMNLSHLSAGNYLVKITYGGNTETKKLIVK
- a CDS encoding ABC transporter permease, with protein sequence MIAILKKELWSYFGNWSAWVIIAAFSLIATLFLFFFDNDSNIFEIGMASLQSYFVLVPWLLMFIIPALSMKTFAEEQQTGTLNWLFSQPLKVSDLITGKFLSVWIVGVLCLIPSLIYLYTVYVLGVPEGNIDLGMTFGSYIGLIILIAAFSGVGILASSLSQNQIMAYLMGVFMCFIMYFGIEQLASYKLLGGADFILQNIGFYQHFLGFTRGLIDFKDVAYFILVIGASLVLSNHFINKKK
- the gldG gene encoding gliding motility-associated ABC transporter substrate-binding protein GldG; its protein translation is MKKINAKSPLGIFLFAIIPLVIILVYSGIRLDLTKEKRYTLSDNTIKVLESVKKPLTVEVYLEGDFPASFKQLQSETKFMLEEFRKINPKIDFKFIDPIKTKMSQDTLMAMGMQPSILPDVKDGKISQITLFPYAVIKYNNDGVSIPLVVQQAGIDADQQLTRSIEGLEYNLVSNIKNIAANKKKKIGILVNQDELSPDEFQGFVHLAMENYDAGPIIPKNQTELSLEDVPLLKQMSALVIAKPRKAFTDNEKVILDQYIMNGGKTLWMIDAVNAEMDTLTRSKKVMPFPIDINMTDFFFNYGIRINPALVKDVKKFALLRLVTGEVSGNPQYTSLPWPYYPLGIAENNNPITKNINPVKFEFPTSIDTLGGRKNIKTKVLFESSERTLLKQVPNYVDLKEISSVDSLGQMEKPSTPKIFAVSLEGKFNSAYASRIERKSYPGFKTSSPENKMIVIADGDVGRNKVIKGKPLPLGVDLLTNEQFGNEQFLRNALDYLLDDSNLMELRNRNIEERLLDRHRITEEKANWQWLNLLLPLAIIGLIGGLFFWLRKKKFG
- a CDS encoding RrF2 family transcriptional regulator; its protein translation is MLSKKSQYAFKALSYLVEKRNEGPILISEIAEHKKIPLKFLENILLELKKAEILDSKKGKGGGYFLKENPENVKLAKIIRLVNGPIAMLPCVSLNFYEKCEDCNEDHCGLHDVLIEVRDASLNILEKKTLMDLVD
- a CDS encoding T9SS type A sorting domain-containing protein: MKKTLFSIAMFATGLVFGQINLIHTFPTTEDAAMYINDTQLVYCTQLDYTSVLKIYNQSYNLLKTVNIPVPAGYNGDMLFIKDESYQISKNIFNTNDKLEFIVYFRAPGTQASKLLIVDEDAAVVKDFPGTYRSEFTKIYHDPTDNTNKLKLFNETTLQTEIYSLPTSTLGSKEITDASKNKLVAFPIPAKTTLKITNPKNSSNKVEVYDTTGKLVLNKSFSNHEEAITLNVESLNSGLYFYKIGELSSKFIKE
- a CDS encoding DUF4268 domain-containing protein; protein product: MFSKQEAQQLKKEFWTAFGKSFPRKWILYDTKVKDLSFKFTADNKKAEVSLDIEMKDELFRNAYYEKVWSLEDMLKEEIGDFYKEEYFTLDNGKVISRIWVEKHGVSIFNKNSWQEIFEFFVEKMNGFERFYYEYEDFIKDI
- a CDS encoding TonB-dependent receptor plug domain-containing protein, whose translation is MKKKVLSVLSLSVAFWMNAQEKDSLSQKKIEEVVITGQYTQQSVNKSIYKVDVIDAQQIKNMAATNVADVLNQSLNIQVTPDTRSGNSTANIMGLDGNYVKILIDNIPVVGDTGLGSNIDLTKISLNNIERIEIVKGSMGVEYGNGAVAGVINIITRKNTSKKISVRGSLQEETVRDNYDLKKRGKGRHIQNLNVDYNIDNNWFANISFNHNQFMGYEGESKGYKYFGQDNKRGYEWNPKDQFDTSALVRYTKNKTTFYYKLSYLYENFNFYNPEVSRNPLNDGMGGVAYESRDREYNTNRWIHQFNIQTNFGHVRYMGDFSYQNQDRKYFDYNYDIPNRNTKSKQEEKSYYKTDVIYSRGMFSNFLDNKTFDFQLGYELDYTNGYAALIAGDFFGEAVKRKIFTYSNFLSAEWNISDKLSVRPGVRLSLSENFNDQYNYSVSARYKTSENSNLRTVVGTANRFPKYDELYTYFVNLNHDVQGNPDLKPEKGFSAGLFWDQNFNVGTNGWRIAYNIDALYLDVKDRIDMVVIKEPSTYKYMNINKYRNMLLSANVDFRKDQFALSLRGSVNGTSVSMNTLNSSSPTDFQYLVQAGASATYKLKNTDTNFSLYYKFTGPDRIYVADGTNGFRLGKVDSFHMMDFIVSQPFWNNHFEIAAGVKNIFDVTRLNSSATATSAHNGASGTVNLYYGRSYFARLMFQF
- a CDS encoding sulfite exporter TauE/SafE family protein, giving the protein MVISRKIQVRLNVLFVTIAVLGIAGFSMYELGYLDELLNILAKDNYIFYWMLLVGVFAEIVAGSMGMGYGVICTTTLMFLNIPPHIVSASIHSAESFTTAAGSLSHIQLKNVSKSLVKKLAIPAVIGAVIGAVSLTYFGEYYAKITKTIIAFYTLYLGFQILSNAFKEKQSKALKRKTNLTRLAVIGGFIDSFAGGGWGPLVTGTLIKNAFTPRFAVGSSTVAKFILTITAAVTFFLTLGIQHWNIILGLLIGGIITAPFSAMLTAKLPVKKMFVVIGSLVIIMSCITIYKSVFN
- a CDS encoding T9SS-dependent choice-of-anchor J family protein, which encodes MKLKLFFGALLFTAFTANAQVASINENFDNFTAGNTTFPQFGWSAIVAPITGEFPPVPPRMIVAGDSNRFIQSYAGNNASSSSYLITPQIETPTGNKTLTFDTTLVSPSPGPGNIQIGVASNPSDMSTFVPVGSPITVATIGTIQNISVDIPSSTGSYLVFKFTPTATHVAIQIDNVQYKTTASLGVTDSRKSADQIKFAINANQTALTFVAKKDPKAIQVYSASGQKVAEGKLNGQQFDISSLQTGVYFLNIETTDGKTVQSKFVKK
- a CDS encoding putative quinol monooxygenase; this translates as MNLHIIALFKFNENYLMDAVELFQNLVKETRKEEGCLQYDLIEDKDNKGTFFLIELWESVEHHNRHIGQDHLLDFRRDSSRMMESSTEVYKGFKIY